GATTCAACCTGATTCAATGTACTATTCTCGAgccgggaaaacttcgtggtttcgAATTCAAATTGAACATTCAAATATCGCGTTCCTCCGGTgtgtaaacgcgtgtacgcgaagtgtataaaaatgttcgatttcGGATGAATTTTACATCTCGTAGAAGAATCGAAGATTCTTGAagaatttcgatttatttatctACACCATTTTTATACGGGACCTGAAGTGTTCAAACGGTGACACTGTCTTTGGGTCCACCGGCGAGAGAATCCCTCCGCGATACGCCTAACCTTTGAACATTCCGTGCTTCGGGTGAACGATTAATTTCTGATAATATTTTACTTCGATGTAACATCAGCGAGACGAGAGTAACATTACGCTCGCAACCGTGATACTTTCTACTCAATGCGCACGAATAGAAAATTTGATCGGAAATTGTTCGAGATCCGACAATCGTGAGTCCGACTCGCAGTTTTGGTTCGAGTTGTACTTTAGGTCGAACGAGTCGATCGAAGAACGAGAATCCGATTTTTTCGCTACAAATTGTACAATCGAGTAAATCGTTTGGCGCGAATCGTGTTAAAAGCGAGGTTACGGCGCGAAGTAAAGAGCTAGAGAGAAAGGAGATAGTAgcgtatttcgtttcgagttcgttaCAGCGGAGATCAGCACCGTAGGCGTCTACAGGATCGAGTATCCGTATTCTTGGACGATTTTCTCGCGAGCAGTGTCTTTCGCGACACGAGTGCGGCTCGATAATTTAGAAAACATCCCTGCGGTGGGAGAACGCTCGTCTGGCCTCTTCTCTCGCGTTCTGCTGTTCCGTTATGGTCCTCGTAACCCTTTGAACACGAGACTTTTCGAGGGCGTCGAGAGACGCTATCAAAGGAGCGAAGGGGAACGTTCAACGCCCAGATACACCTAATGTACCGCTTTGCACTGTAGCGAACTTGCCAACGAGGTTACCTATACTCGGGACGAAAAGTATCGACTGTTCAAGGAACCTCCGTTATTACCCCTTACCGTCTTGCTCGTCCATTATAGACACAGAGAACGTACACGTGTCCCCGGGCTACGGATTCGAGACTTTACCTAGTTCGGCTGCAACGATCGAGAACGAGTACTTTTTCAAATGAGAATTTACTCCAAAAGTATTTGAGAAATTTCATCAATTTCCGATATTACTCCGATCGACTACTAACTCCAAATCGCTCCGacagtttaaaataatattcggtCGACCGACGAGTAACGAGAGACTGAAGTTGGAGAACTTGGAGaactttcgttttccaaaacggagaatgtataatttaatcaaatgtttataagctcgaaaaaaatcgcatttcgttttcacaaaaaaaaaaaaaaaaaacacgaaacgacttaccgaacaactcaataataACGAGTAGTTGAAATTAGGGTCGATGAATTTGCTTTGCCGGTACTTTCTGTCCCGAGTGTAGCAGATCTTGCGTTTGTTAAGACGATGGATCTGGGTTGACGTTTAAATTCAACGCAATTTCCACGATTCGatggattttaataaaatttaccaGGCTTAACAGGTCCACGTGTAGAACAATTGTAACTCGAATTGTAGCCGTCGATTACCAGCCagttacgaaaaaataaatttaaagaaaagtttATTGTTGGTTAGATATACTCGTGTAGTCGAGTCTTCCAaccaaaagaaacaaaaaaaaaaaaacggtagtTGCGCAGTGATAAGCGTAGAAATTTGGGAGAAATTCAACGTAGAAACAATGGAAACGTGAGTGTATACCGCACTATGAACATTTCTTGTCAAAATATTACCAGTCATACTTGCCACAATCACCATTGACGTTCCACCAATTGGGTATACCCAACGAACAATGATCGGTTTCTCTttacattaattattttcgtATCTGGCTGGTAGTTCACGGTTACAATTCTGGTTACGATTGTTTTACACATGGCCGCACCAGCCTgctaaatttcattaaaatcgataaGAACCCTTTGGAAGAATCGTGCCAGGTTTACGTACCGAGCGGCGAGTAAACGTTGCACCTGCACCTGGTTCACGGCGTACAGGCTCAGAAACATGCACGTGCTACCGATCAGCATAGTCCACCACGTGTGCCGTATCGTCGGATCGAACCTGAAACTGAATGGAAACGAAATCTCCGTGCGAATctctcgatcgtctcgatcgtGTTCTTACTCGAAGAAATCGATTCGTCCGCCTTTTTGGGAGATGCTCCACACGTTGGACAATCCTCCTTCGAGTTCGATGCTGGCGACAGCCAGTACGCAACCGACCCCGGCGAACATCAACAGTCCCTGAAACACGTCGGTGACCAAAACGGCCTTGATACCACCCACCGTGGAGTAGAAGGTACATATCAACCCTATGAGCAACACGTTTATGTCCCCCGAGAGACCGGTGGTGGCTTCCAAGGCCAACGAGGGCGCGAACAGCACCACACCCGTGTACAGCATCAGTTGCAGAAAGTTCCCAATGCTCGCCACCAAGCGTGCTCGTACTCCGAATCGTTTCTCCAGGTACTGGAAGAACCGATGGATCGCAATTAAAACAGTCCCGGGGATCAATGGCGCTAATTCGCGAACGATCTTGCGACCGAGGAGAGTCACGGTTACGGTTTCAGAGTCGATAGCCCGATGACGGCCGATCGTTCCGCTGTACGGTCCAATTACCTCGTAGACGCTCATGGACCTCAGCTCGGCGAAGACTGGAAGGTAGAAATATATGATGATCGGTGTACCGATGAGACCGCCTATGTACAGCAGCACGATTTGCGTGCCGTGGGCGTAATTTTCCGCGCTGATTCCCAACAACGTGATCGCCGACATGAAAGACaccgtcaatgcgatcgcgaggggAACGACGCTCATCGATCGATCAGCCGAGAAGTATTCCTGTCGACGAGGAATCGTACATTCGATTACGCTCTCTTCGCGTAACATCGCCGGAGAGATACGTCTCTTTCgtaaaaatcatcgaaacgaTCGGATTTCGAAGTCTCCAGGTGCGATAGACGCGCGTGAAGGTGGTCGTTGTTCCAACGAATATtgagtcgttcggaaagtcgtttcgttctttgctttttttcgtgaaaatgaaacaagattctTTCCAGAGTgcgtgaacattttattaaattatacattccgtATTTTGCtatgaaacgactttccgaacgactcgaTGGTGGTGAAACGATCACAGGGGAAAGGAGAATCGATTACTCGCAGCTGTCACGACGCGACTGCCTACGCCCTTGCGCGGATACATTGTCGCCGTAAGAGAAACCCGCCTAAGTGAAGTGCGACGATAGAATTCGCGAACGCGTTTCTCGGATGCGTTTcgagtttcgcgtttcgtttcgtttcgttcgcgttccccgTGACGCGGTGTATTTTTCACGCGTGCCCAATTTACGCATTCTGGCAATAAATCAACACCGAATAATTTACTTTGTACTTTGTGGAAATACGGTCGAACGGTGACCGATTCGGTAAACACGTGAACGCGTATCGATCGTTGAACGCGTGTACGCGCTCGTAATACCGAAAGTGTTTAAAGCTTCGAGCGATTCGTTTCGCGGAGCGGTCCCCCGATCGCGAAATTAATCGTCGACACGTTCGATCGCTCCGAGCGATCGATCCGCCGCGATGAATaacgggaaagaaaaaaaaaaaaacaaaaataaaccgTTCCTCCCGCTATTCGTCCCGCATTGTTGTTATTAGCTGTTATCGCGTTGTCGATCGTGATTCGAGTACGACAGTTTTCGCGCGGCCCTCTAACGCGAATCGTAACAACGTTTCGAGCGTTAATTAATGTTTCTCGGTGGTTCGCGGAACCGCTCGCGGTAACCCGATAAATTAATAGCGGTCGATGGTTGGCAATTTGCGTCGATAGCAATATTTATCGCGCGGCGAGATCGATCGGGCCGATAACGGTGAAAGATCTCGTCCCACCGAACGCGGGACCGTGATCTAAGAACGTGGCAACCCGGCTCCGATTCGAACACCCGTTTATCGCGGATATTGGATCGTGCCGGCCGATGTAGGCTCGATCGTCCgtgtcgaaattaattttccaggGCTTAACCTCGGCTGTTCGTTGTTTGCCGCCGGTGAATCGGTAGTAGAGCCCGATGCCGGCCGAGATCGACAGCATTACACCGATGACAAGATAATCCGGCCATTGCAGCGTCGATGCGCTATTACCCTTGGTCTGCGCCTGCGAACGAATCCCCTTTTCTGATACCTCTTCGTGTAAATTGCCGGTTACCCGATCGCTCGACTCCCGGCCCCGACCGAAAACGAACCGTTAACACGCTCGCGTCGTTTCGCGTCCCGTCCTCTTATCCAATATTccgtttctcgatgaaaaaatgttcgGATACAACCACTTGGACCGGTGCAACCCTTAAGAAATCGAGACACGGGGGAGGGGGTGGTTACCGACTTTGATatttttcgtcgttcgtcgcCATGCCCCTTGCCTTTCTCTCGTGTTCGAAATATTCCATTGTTCCAATAAAGAATATTCTTCGTCCACGACGAGACACCGTCGATGAGATCCCAGTGGCGAAAACACGGTACACGATCGTCCACGTGAACGAAAGTGACTCGAATACGCGGATCAATTACGAATCGAAGGAACCGCGGCGGGTATCGAAACGGAAGAATTCGAGGCGTTGAACCGAGCGAACGGAATCGGTGAATCGAAATCCAACGGAGCATCGTTCGAGATTTATTTAGAAACCCTCGAGAGTACTCGAGTGGTAGAACGAACTGGTTCTTATCGCGACCGGTACTTgacccgaaaaaaaaaaatagacggTCCAAGTGAATTACGACCGTACTCGCGTTCACCACCGGATCAACGCGTCGAGAAACCTACGTAAGAGGTAACATCGATACAAACAATAACCGTTCCTCGATACAGATCCGAGTTTCCCTTCGTTTGGAGCGCAACGAACGAGCGAGGGATCGCTTCGAGCGAATCGACGCCGTAAACGATCGAGAGgcgcgagttttttttttttttttttaaaggaaagCGCATCTCGTTTCGTAGAGGTTTCCCGTCGGTCGGGGAGGGGTTCGAAACGCTTTCacgcggcgatcgagcgttcagtTTATCACGAAAGTTCTATTTCTGACCGCAAAATACGCCGAGAGGAAAGCGTACACCGTCAAGCGTTTTCCGTTTTGTTTATACGTGTTTATGGAAAGAGCACTCACGTCCATTTTGCCGGATCCACTCGTACGTACGATACCATCAACCGGTGATGCACGAGAAATTCGATATCGCGAACTCGTTTCTTCGTGAATGGCCCGGCGTCGACCTGGCTGCGGGTGCTTGCGAACGTAACACGGAACAGGGAAGAAAACGAAGTCCACGGCTCGGTGTCGCGGAGAAAAGGCGGGcaaacgttcgcgaaacgaacgatcctTCGTGAACTGCGCCGTTGCCTGCGTGTTTCGCGGCCGAGTGTCGTCGTTTCGACGCGCGGCACAAAGAGgcgaaggaaaaaggaaaaaaaaaaagaaaaagaaaaagaaaaacatacgcTTCGTTACATAAAGGTTGGCTCAGCATCTTTGCCGTCGCAGACACGCGAAGCTCGGTTATTCCGGCGAACGCGTGCAAACGACAGAAAATACGGGAATACTCGGGTAATCAACTGGAAACGTCGTAGAGACGAAAATAATGTCGAAGATGGAGGACTGAAAAAAGTCTTAAAGGTTCCTTTCTCGAGGTTCGTATTTAAGTTGCGTAAGTGACTCTCGAGTTTTCCGACGAAAAACAAATTTCTTCGCGTTTTTCTCCAAATTGGACGACAATCGGTTCCGAGACGGTATTTCAAGGGTTTCGAaacgtttgatattttttttatttattgtttttatCGCAAGTATTCGGTCCGTAAATGTACcgagaaaatattttgcaaatgttttacggttttatatatttttaacgagATATTTTCTAATACAACGCGTCACACACTGGAGCTATTTATACACAACTGAAAGAAAGTAGATAACGCTTGAACCTCGTTTTAGGTTCGGGGTGGAtcggtttcgttcgataaaacgaattATTTGTTTCAATATCTGTTACGTACGATTTTTGTACACGAAATACCCTTCGAAAggtttctaatttaaaaaaattaaatcttaTTTCGTATCTTCCTCGCGTGCAGAAAACAGTTTTCCTCTTCCTTTCGAGTTGCAAGTCACCTGTGTCACTTCCGTTAGCGACTTCCTCGATACTagttgtctctctctctctctgtaattctttcatcgaagaaatcgatggccttgttcgaacgaaatccgttatcgaaactttttctttttacctcGATTCCTTGTAAATTTCACCGACGAAAACGTGCTTTAAAATACCCCGTTgaatctctctcgctctccacttacatatttcgaatactcCCAACAATGTTAAACGAAAATCGTGCAATTCCATTACCGTGGAAATAGAGAGTACGTCACGCGAATACAAAAATACCTATCGCGTTAATTTATCGCGCAACCCTAAATACCTAGCCACACGAAAGGACGAACGAAAGTCTCGAGCAAGAAGAGTCGACGATTCCATCTCGAAGGATGAACCTGCTCGGGGAcacgcgaacgaaaaatcgatctCGTAATTTAATAACTGTTTAATCGCGTAAAGTCGAGAACGTTCGGTAGTATTGCGAAAGAACCAGTTCGGTTTCCATCGAACCGCCCGCGTACCAACGAGAAATTAAGCGTCACGAATAATTAATCACGGAAAGGTTAACGAATTCGGGATAAAGGAGAGAGATTTTTGTCCGTTCGGGGGACCTCCTGTCGCCAGACGAAATAACGAGATCGAAAAAGCAGCGTGGCGGGAATACTCGGGTCCCCCTGGTCGAGGTAGAAATCAGTCG
This window of the Ptiloglossa arizonensis isolate GNS036 chromosome 5, iyPtiAriz1_principal, whole genome shotgun sequence genome carries:
- the LOC143147680 gene encoding putative sodium-dependent multivitamin transporter isoform X1; amino-acid sequence: MFFFFFFFFFFLFPSPLCAARRNDDTRPRNTQATAQFTKDRSFRERLPAFSPRHRAVDFVFFPVPCYVRKHPQPGRRRAIHEETSSRYRISRASPVDGIVRTSGSGKMDAQTKGNSASTLQWPDYLVIGVMLSISAGIGLYYRFTGGKQRTAEEYFSADRSMSVVPLAIALTVSFMSAITLLGISAENYAHGTQIVLLYIGGLIGTPIIIYFYLPVFAELRSMSVYEYLEKRFGVRARLVASIGNFLQLMLYTGVVLFAPSLALEATTGLSGDINVLLIGLICTFYSTVGGIKAVLVTDVFQGLLMFAGVGCVLAVASIELEGGLSNVWSISQKGGRIDFFDFRFDPTIRHTWWTMLIGSTCMFLSLYAVNQVQVQRLLAARSRKASENALLLSGPITISLGVLTSFAGLALYAIYEDCDPVTSGKIGSFDAIMPFFAADRMSRYPGTSGVFIAGVFSASLSTISAMLNSLAAVALEDYVKPVYRKLGLHFSEERATMIGKLLAILNGLVCLALAFGAKSMGALVELAVGLSGAIGGPILGIFTLGMFVESANEIGAIVGTTIAMSTCLWAVFGRTQTMATNLPLSIVGCNVSTLSTNHSSPSKFDAAEENANDFYLYRISYILYNPMGLVITLFVGYLTSLAAKRIFYKNAREPDTNLFVPFLASRIRRRRRNAEKTTSSQLFALESTK